The nucleotide sequence GGGCTCTGCGGAGATCTGGGATTCTCTCGGGAGGATCGACGGGAAAACCTGCGACGCATAGCCGAGGTCTGCCGTCTCATGATGGATGCAGGTCTGCTGGTGCTCGCAGCCTTCGTTTCCCCTTACAGAGAAGACAGACGATATGTACGCGAAAGGGTGGGAGACGGGGCCTTCTTTGAGGTGTATGTGAAATGCAGTCCCGAAACATGTGAAAAGCGTGATCCCAAAGGTCTCTATCGAAAGGCCCGCGAAGGAAAAATACACGAATTTACCGGGGTAAATGCGCCTTACGAGGAACCGGAAAATCCGGATCTCGTTCTTAATACCGAAGAAGAGGATCTTGAGACCTGCATTCGCAAAGTTTTACAGATGCTTTCGGAAAAAAATTTCATTTTATTGCTTTAATTTCTGAATCCGCGATGAAGAAAAAGGCCCGTTTCTACCGGTGCAGGGCCTGCGGATTGCGCTTTCCGGATCTGGCCCCGCGGGAGGGGTGTCCCTCCTGCGGAGGGAGTCTGGAACTCGTGGCCGAGCGGCACCTTCGGGAGGACGCCCTCGGGCCTTCGCGGGGAGTGGTGGAGCCCCCCTGCGTGGCGATCCTGGAAAACATCCGCAGTGCCTGGAATGTGGGATCCATGTTCCGCACCGCCGAGGCCGCGGGTTTTGCCCGTCTTTATCTCTGCGGTATCACCCCTGCCGGGGACCATCCGGGGGTGGCCAAGACCGCTCTCGGGGCCGAGAGCGTGGTCCCCTGGACGCATCATCCCGACGCCCTGGCGGTGGTGAAGAACCTGAAACTGGAGGGCTTCAGGGTGCTCATCCTGGAGACCGAGGAAGCCGTGGACTGGCACCCGGAGCTCCCCCCGCCGGAAGGCCCCCTGGCCGTGGTGGTGGGAAACGAACTGACCGGGGTGGATCCTGGGGTGCTTGAGGCCTGTGACCTCACGCTGCGGCTTCCCATGAGGGGAGGTAAACGCTCGCTCAATGTCGCCGTGGCCTTCGGGGTGGTGGCCCTGTGGCTGTCGGCCCGGAGAGCTACTCCACGGTGACGCTTTTGGCGAGATTTCGTGGCTGATCCACATCACAACCCCGTCGCACGGCCATCTCGTAGGCGAAGAGCTGAAGGGGCACCGTGTAGACCAGGGGGGAAAACTCCCAGGAGACCGGGGGGAGCCCTACGAAGTCCGAGACCTTTTCCGCCAGCGCCTGATCTCCCCGGGTGCCGAAGGCCAGCACCGGGCCCCTCCGGGAACGCACCTCCTCGATGTTGGAAAGCATTTTCTCGTAAACGAGGCCGGCCTCCCGCGGGGCCAGCGCCACGGTGGGCACCGTTTCCTCAATGAGAGCGATGGGGCCGTGTTTCATCTCGCCAGCGGCGTAGCCCTCCGCGTGGATGTAAGAGATCTCTTTAAGCTTGAGGGCCCCCTCCAGAGCCACCGGAAAGAGGATGTTCCGGCCCAGGTAGAGGAAGTTTTCCCGGCGAAAGTACTTTTCCGAGAGATCCCGTAACTGCGGATGGACTTCCTCGATGAGGTTCTGGATGCGGCCGGGGATCTCGTAAAGCTCTCCCGCAAGGCGCCGGGCCTCCTCCGGGGAGAGCCTTCCCCGCAGGCGTCCCAGATAAAGGGTCAGGAGAAGCAACACGGTGAGCTGGGAGGTGAAGGCCTTGGTGGAGGCCACGCCGATTTCCGGGCCGGCGTGGGTGTAGATCACCCGGTCGGCCTCCCGGGCGATGGTGCTCCCCAGCACATTGACGATGCCGAGCACCCGGGAGGAAAGCTCCCGGGCCAGGCGAAGTCCCGCCAGGGTGTCCGCCGTCTCCCCGGACTGGGAGATCACGATGGTGAGGGTGCGTTCGTTCACCAGAGGGGACCGATAGCGGAACTCCGAGGCCAGATCCACCTCCACGGGCACCCCCGCCCACCTCTCCAGAAGATACTTTCCCACCAGACCGGCGTGGTAGGAGGTGCCGCAGGCCACGATGAAGATCTTTTCCGTGTCCTTGAAGAAATCCGGAGAAAGCTCCGCGTCGTCCAGATGGACCTCTCCGCTTTCGGGATCGAGACGCCCCCTCAGGGTGTCGCGGATGGCCTCGGGTTGCTCGTAGATCTCCTTGAGCATGAAGTGGGGAAAGCCTCCTTTTTCGGCCCGGGAGGCGTCCCAGGTGATTTCCTGAACGGAACGCTCCACCGGGGAACCGTCCAGGCGGAACACGCTGATCCCGCCGGCAGTGAGCACGGCGAGGTCTCCGTCCTCGAGGAAGACGACCCTTCGGGTCCAGGGCAGGAGCGCCGGCACATCCGAGGCCAGAAAGACCTCCTCCTCCCCCAGTCCCAGCACCAGGGGGCTCTGGTTGCGGGCGCACACGATTCGCCCCGGATCACGGCGCCAGATGATGCCCACGGCGTAGGCTCCCCGGAGCCGGAGAAGGGCCCGCCGTACCGCCTCGGGAAGGTTCCCAGTCTCGGAGAGGGCCTCCTCCACCAGATGGGCAATCACCTCGGTGTCGGTCTCGGAAACGAACCGATGCCCCCGGGCCAAAAGCTCCCGCTTAAGGGCCTGATGGTTTTCGATGATGCCGTTGTGCACCACCGCCACCTCGCCGGCGCAGTCCAGATGGGGATGGGCGTTGGTCTCGGAGGGTTCTCCGTGGGTGGCCCACCGGGTGTGTCCCAGTCCGGGGGCCTCACCCCGCACCTCAAGCCGGGCCAGACTCTCGTCGAGATCCAGGATCTTTCCCTTAACCCGGTGCAGAAAGAGCCTCTCCCCCTCGAAAAAGACCACTCCGGCCGAGTCGTAACCCCGATACTCAAGCCGCCTGAGCCCCTCGAGCAGCACGCTTTTTACCGGTCTTTTTCCCAGGTAACCGATGATTCCGCACACGAGGTTCCTCCTTTCCGGAGTTTTTCCAGGTATTCCTCCCACTCCCAGGGCAGGAGGTATTTCTTCCGATTATTGCATTCCTTGCAGGCCGGAACCAGGTTGGACTTTTCCGAGCGTCCTCCCTGGGAGAGGGGGATGCGGTGATCCATGGTGAGTTCGTGCGGAGGAACCCGCCTTCCGCAGTAATAGCACACCCCCCGCGCACACTTCCTGCGCCACCAGCGGGTCTTTCGCAGACGCCGGGCCTTTTCCCGTTCGCGCCGGATCCACTCCTCCGGCAAACATCCCTTCTCCCACATGGACCCTTACCGAAATTGATAAGAGTAATAAAGAGCAATACCCTTATCCCTGGCGTACCTTTCCACCGAGGGATGAGAAACCATGTGGGTGACCAGAATTAGAAATCGGTCGGGAAAAATCTGAATCAAGGGTTTGATCTTGCGGCGGAGGAATCGGTCTATGTCGTTTTTGGA is from Thermosulfurimonas sp. F29 and encodes:
- the cysC gene encoding adenylyl-sulfate kinase, which translates into the protein MKSPNVIWHPRLVTREDRERLNKHRSGVIWFTGLPASGKSTIAHFLEKELHDRGIRAYVLDGDNIRYGLCGDLGFSREDRRENLRRIAEVCRLMMDAGLLVLAAFVSPYREDRRYVRERVGDGAFFEVYVKCSPETCEKRDPKGLYRKAREGKIHEFTGVNAPYEEPENPDLVLNTEEEDLETCIRKVLQMLSEKNFILLL
- a CDS encoding TrmH family RNA methyltransferase, whose protein sequence is MKKKARFYRCRACGLRFPDLAPREGCPSCGGSLELVAERHLREDALGPSRGVVEPPCVAILENIRSAWNVGSMFRTAEAAGFARLYLCGITPAGDHPGVAKTALGAESVVPWTHHPDALAVVKNLKLEGFRVLILETEEAVDWHPELPPPEGPLAVVVGNELTGVDPGVLEACDLTLRLPMRGGKRSLNVAVAFGVVALWLSARRATPR
- the glmS gene encoding glutamine--fructose-6-phosphate transaminase (isomerizing); this translates as MCGIIGYLGKRPVKSVLLEGLRRLEYRGYDSAGVVFFEGERLFLHRVKGKILDLDESLARLEVRGEAPGLGHTRWATHGEPSETNAHPHLDCAGEVAVVHNGIIENHQALKRELLARGHRFVSETDTEVIAHLVEEALSETGNLPEAVRRALLRLRGAYAVGIIWRRDPGRIVCARNQSPLVLGLGEEEVFLASDVPALLPWTRRVVFLEDGDLAVLTAGGISVFRLDGSPVERSVQEITWDASRAEKGGFPHFMLKEIYEQPEAIRDTLRGRLDPESGEVHLDDAELSPDFFKDTEKIFIVACGTSYHAGLVGKYLLERWAGVPVEVDLASEFRYRSPLVNERTLTIVISQSGETADTLAGLRLARELSSRVLGIVNVLGSTIAREADRVIYTHAGPEIGVASTKAFTSQLTVLLLLTLYLGRLRGRLSPEEARRLAGELYEIPGRIQNLIEEVHPQLRDLSEKYFRRENFLYLGRNILFPVALEGALKLKEISYIHAEGYAAGEMKHGPIALIEETVPTVALAPREAGLVYEKMLSNIEEVRSRRGPVLAFGTRGDQALAEKVSDFVGLPPVSWEFSPLVYTVPLQLFAYEMAVRRGCDVDQPRNLAKSVTVE
- a CDS encoding HNH endonuclease, which gives rise to MPEEWIRREREKARRLRKTRWWRRKCARGVCYYCGRRVPPHELTMDHRIPLSQGGRSEKSNLVPACKECNNRKKYLLPWEWEEYLEKLRKGGTSCAESSVTWEKDR